In Poecilia reticulata strain Guanapo linkage group LG17, Guppy_female_1.0+MT, whole genome shotgun sequence, the following proteins share a genomic window:
- the LOC103479500 gene encoding succinate dehydrogenase cytochrome b560 subunit, mitochondrial-like encodes MALLLRTLGRQGVCLSKPHYHVLYRHAAPMGTTAKEEMNKFWAKNSRLNRPMSPHITIYKWSIPMMMSITHRGTGVGLSGGKACFL; translated from the exons ATGGCGCTACTTCTAAG gacTTTGGGCCGACAGGGTGTCTGTCTCTCTAAACCTCACTACCATGTCCTGTATAGACA TGCTGCTCCAATGGGAACCACAGCTAAAGAGGAGATGAACAAGTTTTGGGCCAAAAACTCCAGATTAAACAGACCCATGTCTCCACACATCACAATTTACAA ATGGTCCATTCCCATGATGATGTCCATCACACACAGAGGAACCGGAGTGGGACTCAGTGGAGGTAAAGCTTGTTTCCTCTAA
- the LOC103479501 gene encoding succinate dehydrogenase cytochrome b560 subunit, mitochondrial-like — translation MALLLRTLGRQGVCLSKPHYHVLYRHAAPMGTTAKEEMNKFWAKNSRLNRPMSPHITIYKWSIPMMMSITHRGTGVGLSGAISAFAMAALILPGNYTHYLDLIHSLSVGPFLIGLAKFGIAFPLSYHTYNGIRHLCWDIGKGFKIPEVYRTGYTVIGLSVITSLALILM, via the exons ATGGCGCTACTTCTAAG gacTTTGGGCCGACAGGGTGTCTGTCTCTCTAAACCTCACTACCATGTCCTGTATAGACA TGCTGCTCCAATGGGAACCACAGCTAAAGAGGAGATGAACAAGTTTTGGGCCAAAAACTCCAGATTAAACAGACCCATGTCTCCACACATCACAATTTACAA ATGGTCCATTCCCATGATGATGTCCATCACACACAGAGGAACCGGAGTGGGACTCAGTGGAG CCATTTCAGCCTTTGCCATGGCAGCGTTGATCCTGCCTGGAAACTACACCCACTACTTGGACCTGATCCACTCGTTGTCCGTCGGTCCGTTCCTAATTGGGCTGGCAAAATTCGGCATTGCCTTTCCCTTGTCTTATCACACCTACAACGGCATCCGCCACCTG tgttgggATATCGGGAAAGGCTTCAAAATTCCTGAGGTCTACCGCACCGGCTACACAGTCATCGGCCTGTCTGTCATCACctccttagctttgattttGATGTGA